The Bradyrhizobium sp. WSM471 genome includes the window ACGGCGAAGCCGTGAAGCAACAGGCCGAAAGCTTCCATCGCGGGCTCGCCTTAGTGGCCGAAGGCCGCTTCGAGCGGCCCTTTCGGCATGATGACGTCGAAGGCGATGTCGAAGGTAACGAACATGATCGCCGTGAATACAGCAGCGGTGAGCAGCGACTTCCACAGCGCGATCTTGCCGACGAGGCGCATGAAGCTGGCGATCAGGAGGAAGCTCGCGACATAGAGGCCGAGAAACTGCGTCGCCAGGCAGAACAGCAGCGTCGGCACGAACACGGCCATCACGCGGCGGGCTTGCGCGCGCGTAACGAAGGTTGCGGGTGCCGCGCGGTGCGCGACCAGCGCCACGATCAGGCCGTAGAGGCTGGCACCACCGAGAATGACGGAGAGATAGAACGGGAAATAGCCGGGCTCCGGCCCGGTCGAATCCCAGGAGGCGCCGGTGCGCCAATTGTCGTAGCCGAGCGTGGCGGCCAGCGCGAGCAACAGGAGACAGACGAATATCTCGATCGTGCCGGAGGAAACGACGGAAGGCGAGTCGTCTTCGGGCGCGGTCGGATCGTCGACGACGATTTCAAGGTCGGTTTGGGGCATGAGCCGTTTGGGACGGAGTAAGTTCAATTCCCCCCTCTCCCCGCTTGCGGAGAGAGGGGGGTGCGGGACGTCTCAACGGGGACGGCGAGGGTTGGATTCGGGGAGAGGGCCCTCACCCCAACCTCCCATCGCGAGCAAAG containing:
- a CDS encoding tripartite tricarboxylate transporter TctB family protein, whose protein sequence is MPQTDLEIVVDDPTAPEDDSPSVVSSGTIEIFVCLLLLALAATLGYDNWRTGASWDSTGPEPGYFPFYLSVILGGASLYGLIVALVAHRAAPATFVTRAQARRVMAVFVPTLLFCLATQFLGLYVASFLLIASFMRLVGKIALWKSLLTAAVFTAIMFVTFDIAFDVIMPKGPLEAAFGH